The genomic stretch GCAGCGGCCATCTGATCCTTCATCTTGCCCATGCCGGGCATCATGCCCATGATGCCGCCCATGCCGCCCATTTTCGACATCTGCTGAAGCTGCTGGGCGAGGTCGTTCAGGTCGAACTTGCCCGACTGCATCTTCTTGGCCATCGCCGCCGCCTGCTCGGCGTCGATGTTCTCGGCGGCCTTCTCGACCAGCGAGACGATGTCGCCCATGCCGAGGATGCGGTCGGCGATGCGCTTGGGGTGGAATTCCTCCAGCCCGTCCATCTTTTCGCCGGTGCCGATCAGCTTGATCGGCTTGCCGGTGACGGCGCGCATCGAAAGCGCCGCACCGCCACGGCCATCGCCGTCCATGCGGGTCAGCACAAGGCCGGTGATGCCGACGCGCTCGTCGAAGCTCTTGGCCAGGTTGACGGCGTCCTGGCCGGTCAGCGAATCCGCGACCAGCAGAATCTCGTGCGGGCTCGACACCTTCTTGATGTCGGCCATTTCGACCATCAGCGGCTCGTCGATATGGGTGCGGCCGGCGGTGTCGAGGATGACGACGTCATGGCCGCCGAGCTTGGCCGCCTGCACGGCGCGCTTGGCGATGTCGACCGGGTTCTGGCCGGCAATGATCGGCAGCGTCGCGACCTTGGTCTGCTCGCCGAGCTGGCGCAACTGCTCCTGCGCGGCGGGCCGCCGCGTGTCGAGCGAGGCCATCAGAACCTTCTTGTTCTGGCGCTCGGTCAGCCGCTTGGCGATCTTGGCCGAAGTGGTCGTCTTGCCGGAGCCCTGCAGGCCGACCATCATGATAACGACGGGGGCCGGCGCGTTGAGGTCGATGGCGACGCCTTCGGCGCCCAGCATGTCGACCAGCTCGTCATGGACGATCTTGACGACCATCTGTCCTGGCTTGATCGACTTCAGCACCGCGGCGCCGACGGCCTTCTCGCGCACCTTGTCGGTGAAGGAGCGCACCACTTCCAGCGCCACGTCGGCTTCGAGCAGCGCACGGCGCACCTCACGCAGCGCGGCCGAGACATCAGCCTCCGACAGCGCGCCGCGGCCGGTGAGGCCGTTCAGGATCGAACCAAGGCGCTCTTGTAGGGACTCAAACATTGGTCAACCC from Mesorhizobium sp. 113-3-3 encodes the following:
- the ffh gene encoding signal recognition particle protein; this encodes MFESLQERLGSILNGLTGRGALSEADVSAALREVRRALLEADVALEVVRSFTDKVREKAVGAAVLKSIKPGQMVVKIVHDELVDMLGAEGVAIDLNAPAPVVIMMVGLQGSGKTTTSAKIAKRLTERQNKKVLMASLDTRRPAAQEQLRQLGEQTKVATLPIIAGQNPVDIAKRAVQAAKLGGHDVVILDTAGRTHIDEPLMVEMADIKKVSSPHEILLVADSLTGQDAVNLAKSFDERVGITGLVLTRMDGDGRGGAALSMRAVTGKPIKLIGTGEKMDGLEEFHPKRIADRILGMGDIVSLVEKAAENIDAEQAAAMAKKMQSGKFDLNDLAQQLQQMSKMGGMGGIMGMMPGMGKMKDQMAAAGLDDKMFGRQLAIISSMTKAERANPDILKHSRKKRIAAGSGTDAAEINKLLKMHRGMADMMKAMGGKGKGGGLMRGMMGGLASKMGLGGMMPGGMGGMGGMPDLSKMDPKQLEALQKQAQAAGLGGMKGLPGGLPGGGGLPGLPGGMKLPGLPGLGGGGLPGLGKKK